One window of Cryobacterium arcticum genomic DNA carries:
- a CDS encoding response regulator transcription factor has protein sequence MSSLQHPHQAPSPRLRLVLAEDSVLLREGLVRLFAEAGFDTVAAYGDADTLLAEVDRLRPDLAVLDVRMPPTFRDEGVRAAIELRRRQPGIGILLLSQYVEGTYVQELLASGEGGLGYLLKDRVASLDELQDAVSRVSAGGTVLDPQVVRELLARRSNPLAALTPRERDVLGLMAEGRTNVGIAERLVIGVGAVEKNVTAIFQKLGLDDTGSDHRRVLAVLAFLQA, from the coding sequence ATGAGCTCCCTCCAGCACCCGCACCAGGCCCCGTCCCCGCGACTGCGCCTGGTGCTGGCCGAGGACTCGGTTCTGTTGCGTGAGGGCCTGGTGCGCTTGTTCGCCGAGGCCGGCTTCGACACCGTCGCAGCCTACGGCGATGCCGACACGCTGCTGGCCGAGGTCGATCGGCTGCGGCCCGACCTGGCCGTGCTCGACGTACGGATGCCGCCGACTTTCCGCGACGAGGGCGTGCGGGCGGCCATCGAGCTGCGGCGGCGGCAGCCGGGCATCGGCATCCTGCTGCTGAGCCAGTACGTCGAGGGCACCTACGTGCAGGAGCTGCTCGCCTCGGGCGAGGGCGGCCTGGGCTACCTGCTCAAGGACCGGGTCGCCTCGCTCGACGAGCTGCAGGATGCCGTCTCCCGGGTGAGCGCCGGAGGCACGGTGCTCGACCCGCAGGTGGTGCGGGAGCTGCTCGCCCGGCGCAGCAACCCGTTGGCCGCCCTCACCCCGCGGGAGCGCGATGTGCTGGGGCTGATGGCCGAGGGCCGCACCAATGTCGGCATCGCCGAACGCCTGGTGATCGGGGTCGGCGCGGTGGAGAAGAACGTCACCGCGATCTTCCAGAAGCTCGGGCTGGACGACACAGGCTCCGACCACCGGCGGGTGCTCGCGGTGCTGGCCTTCCTGCAAGCCTGA
- a CDS encoding sensor histidine kinase: protein MTNATLNSADSPAGSGPGDTPDSTTDLTTDLNTERLNSATLGFVQPASDPSTSPTGAPAGSPAGREPVDASDTLSSAGRGYLGLWARTPRELGFLLPTLPVIVVAFSVLVTLFSTGLSLVALFVGLFIVVAALYAARGFGVVELTRLRWAGRPAITAPQWTPRGEPATPLRAILGPLVSGHYWLYLLHGMVVNFIVGLVSWSLTIVWVSGALGGLTYWLWSWSLPADNDSVGLYGLWTGAYGPGSTQNLAAENIVNAALGLAFLLTLPFLTRALVMMHQGIAVVMLGAWSSEALQREVADLSASRGAAVSAEDQSLRRLERDIHDGPQQRLVRLQMDLASAERRLDDDPEAARRLLVEARDQARDTLEELRALSRGLVPPILQDRGLIVALESLAARSTVPVQLELLVDRDLRLPSEIERNAYFIAAELLTNVAKHAGASTARLHLELRRVPEDDSTWLDLWVIDNGHGGAVLQGGHGLAGLDERLRGLRGVLSVRSPAGGPTAVGAHIPLVSELRGSIVSP from the coding sequence ATGACGAACGCCACGCTCAACTCCGCAGACAGCCCAGCCGGTTCCGGCCCCGGTGACACCCCCGACAGCACCACCGATCTCACCACAGACCTCAACACCGAACGCCTGAACTCTGCCACGCTGGGCTTCGTGCAGCCCGCCAGCGATCCGTCCACCAGTCCAACCGGCGCGCCCGCAGGCAGCCCTGCCGGGCGAGAGCCCGTCGACGCGTCCGACACCCTGTCGTCCGCCGGGCGTGGTTACCTCGGCCTCTGGGCGAGAACACCGCGGGAGCTCGGCTTCCTGCTGCCGACCCTGCCCGTCATCGTCGTCGCTTTCTCGGTCCTCGTGACCCTTTTCTCCACTGGCCTGAGCCTGGTTGCCCTGTTCGTGGGCCTGTTCATCGTCGTGGCCGCCCTGTACGCCGCGCGCGGCTTCGGGGTCGTCGAACTCACCCGGCTGCGCTGGGCCGGCCGGCCCGCCATCACCGCCCCGCAGTGGACCCCGCGGGGCGAACCGGCCACGCCGTTGCGCGCCATCCTCGGCCCGCTGGTGTCGGGGCACTACTGGCTCTACCTGCTTCACGGCATGGTCGTGAACTTCATCGTCGGCCTCGTGTCGTGGTCGCTCACCATCGTCTGGGTGTCCGGCGCGCTCGGCGGCCTCACCTACTGGCTCTGGAGCTGGTCGCTGCCGGCCGACAACGACTCCGTCGGCCTCTACGGCCTGTGGACAGGAGCCTACGGTCCGGGCAGCACCCAGAACCTGGCCGCCGAGAACATCGTGAACGCCGCACTCGGCCTCGCCTTCCTGCTCACCCTCCCGTTCCTCACCCGCGCGTTGGTCATGATGCACCAGGGCATTGCCGTCGTGATGCTGGGCGCGTGGTCGTCCGAGGCCCTTCAGCGCGAGGTCGCCGACCTCAGTGCCTCCCGCGGTGCCGCGGTCTCGGCCGAGGACCAGTCGCTGCGCCGGCTCGAACGTGACATCCACGACGGCCCGCAGCAGCGCCTGGTGCGACTGCAGATGGACCTCGCCAGCGCCGAACGCCGTCTCGACGATGACCCCGAAGCCGCCCGGCGTCTGCTGGTGGAGGCCAGGGACCAGGCCAGGGACACGCTCGAGGAGCTGCGGGCGCTGTCCCGTGGGCTCGTGCCGCCCATCCTGCAGGACCGCGGACTGATCGTGGCCCTGGAGTCCCTCGCGGCGCGCAGCACCGTCCCCGTGCAGTTGGAGCTCCTGGTGGACCGGGACCTGCGCCTGCCCTCCGAGATCGAACGCAACGCGTACTTCATCGCCGCTGAGCTGCTCACCAACGTGGCCAAGCATGCCGGGGCCTCCACCGCCCGGCTGCACCTCGAGCTGCGCCGGGTGCCGGAGGACGACTCGACCTGGCTGGACCTCTGGGTGATCGACAACGGTCACGGCGGCGCGGTGCTGCAGGGCGGCCACGGCCTGGCTGGCCTTGACGAACGCCTGCGCGGCCTGCGCGGCGTGCTCTCGGTGCGGAGCCCCGCCGGCGGGCCCACGGCGGTCGGAGCGCACATCCCCTTGGTCAGCGAACTGCGCGGTTCGATTGTGAGTCCGTGA
- a CDS encoding amidohydrolase, translating into MSLILRNGRLPGSDDLVDVRIDNGLITSIGYLAPDAAATRSVDLAERWIIPGLWDNHVHFSQWAQTSRRLDVSEATSAADAARLVADRLAALAALPTAGDQDRLVGFGFRDGLWPDAPTSSLLDAASGPVPVVLVSGDLHSCWLNSAALAVYGFIGHQTGLLREDDAFAVERAIDNVPDADLDAWADEAARAAAARGVVGIVDLEMTWNLDVWQRRMAAGQDRLRVDFGLYTHHLDDAIEQGLTSGQVIEGTGGLLTVGPYKVITDGSLNTRTAYCFDAYPGLTGEHDRGMLTVPTDELTTQMRRAHAAGIRPAVHAIGDSANSLALDAFEAVGCTGSIEHAQLLTEADVARFARLGVTASVQPEHALDDRDVADRYWAGRTDRAFRLADLLAAGVTLALGSDAPVAPLDPWLAIAAAVGRTRGDRAAWHPDQAISRQAALAASARGRHTLAVGQPADLAICEIDPFVASIDDLRRMPVAATLLAGRFTHNTL; encoded by the coding sequence ATGAGCCTGATCCTCCGCAACGGCCGGCTGCCGGGCAGTGACGACCTCGTCGACGTGCGCATCGACAACGGTCTCATCACCTCGATCGGCTACCTCGCGCCCGACGCCGCCGCGACCCGTTCCGTCGACCTCGCCGAACGGTGGATCATCCCCGGGCTCTGGGACAACCACGTGCACTTCAGCCAGTGGGCGCAGACCTCGAGGCGGTTGGACGTGTCCGAGGCGACCAGCGCCGCCGACGCCGCCCGGTTGGTGGCCGACCGGCTCGCGGCCTTGGCGGCGCTGCCGACCGCGGGCGATCAGGACCGGCTCGTCGGCTTCGGCTTCCGGGACGGACTCTGGCCGGATGCGCCCACCAGCTCCCTGCTCGACGCCGCGTCAGGGCCGGTGCCGGTGGTTCTGGTCAGCGGCGACCTGCACAGCTGCTGGCTGAACTCGGCCGCTCTGGCCGTGTACGGCTTCATCGGCCACCAGACCGGTCTGCTCCGTGAAGACGACGCCTTCGCGGTGGAGCGCGCCATCGACAACGTGCCCGATGCCGACCTGGACGCCTGGGCCGACGAAGCCGCCCGGGCCGCTGCCGCCCGTGGCGTGGTGGGGATCGTCGACCTGGAGATGACCTGGAACCTCGACGTGTGGCAGCGTCGCATGGCCGCAGGGCAGGACCGGCTGCGTGTCGACTTCGGCTTGTACACCCATCATCTCGACGACGCGATCGAGCAGGGTCTCACCAGCGGCCAGGTCATCGAAGGCACCGGGGGACTCCTCACCGTGGGTCCGTACAAGGTGATCACCGACGGCTCGCTGAACACCCGCACGGCCTACTGCTTCGACGCGTACCCCGGGCTCACCGGAGAGCACGACCGTGGCATGCTCACGGTGCCCACCGACGAGCTCACGACACAGATGCGCCGGGCTCACGCCGCGGGCATCCGCCCGGCCGTGCACGCCATCGGCGACAGCGCCAACAGCCTCGCCCTCGACGCTTTCGAGGCCGTCGGCTGCACGGGCAGCATCGAACACGCCCAACTCCTGACCGAGGCCGATGTGGCCCGGTTCGCCCGGCTGGGCGTGACGGCGAGCGTGCAGCCGGAGCATGCTCTCGACGACCGCGACGTGGCCGACCGGTATTGGGCCGGACGCACCGATCGCGCGTTCCGGCTCGCCGACCTGCTGGCGGCCGGCGTCACCCTGGCGCTCGGCTCGGACGCGCCGGTTGCGCCCCTCGATCCGTGGTTGGCCATCGCGGCCGCGGTCGGACGCACCCGCGGCGACCGCGCCGCCTGGCATCCCGACCAGGCGATCTCACGGCAGGCAGCGCTGGCGGCATCCGCCCGGGGCCGGCACACTCTCGCCGTCGGTCAGCCGGCCGACCTCGCGATCTGCGAGATCGACCCGTTCGTCGCCTCGATTGACGACCTCCGCCGGATGCCCGTGGCCGCGACCCTGCTCGCTGGTCGGTTCACCCACAACACGCTCTAA
- a CDS encoding FMN-binding negative transcriptional regulator, whose translation MRSNPSFALDQVDEVRHLIQEHPWVTLVSHTDAGELVASHYPVILDPTAADGEIVLLSHVGRPDEQLHELGAHELLVIVQGPHGYISPGWYDARPAVPTWNFVTAHLHGTPEILSDAENLGVLAALVDHFEDHMPEPRRMNGTVENADYAARIVSGTVGFRLRVTRFTAKEKMSQNKPAETLEHIITELDGDGPFASPALAARMRRARDRATAEQRSPEQRSPEQRASEARSAE comes from the coding sequence GTGAGATCCAATCCCAGCTTCGCCCTCGACCAGGTCGACGAGGTGCGGCACCTGATCCAGGAGCACCCGTGGGTCACCCTCGTCAGCCACACCGACGCCGGCGAACTCGTGGCCTCGCACTATCCGGTCATCCTCGACCCGACAGCGGCCGACGGTGAGATCGTGCTGCTCAGCCATGTGGGTCGTCCGGACGAGCAGCTGCACGAACTCGGCGCGCATGAGCTGCTCGTGATCGTGCAGGGTCCGCACGGCTACATCTCCCCGGGCTGGTACGACGCCCGGCCGGCCGTGCCCACCTGGAATTTCGTCACCGCGCACCTGCACGGCACCCCGGAGATCCTCTCGGACGCCGAGAACCTCGGTGTGCTCGCCGCCCTGGTCGACCACTTCGAAGACCACATGCCCGAGCCGCGCCGCATGAACGGCACCGTCGAGAACGCCGACTACGCCGCGCGCATCGTCTCCGGCACGGTCGGGTTCCGCCTGCGGGTCACCCGGTTCACGGCCAAGGAGAAGATGAGCCAGAACAAGCCGGCCGAGACGCTCGAGCACATCATCACCGAACTCGACGGCGACGGCCCGTTCGCCAGCCCGGCCCTCGCCGCCCGGATGCGCCGGGCCCGCGACCGCGCAACGGCCGAGCAGCGTTCACCGGAGCAGCGTTCACCGGAGCAGCGCGCATCCGAGGCCCGGTCCGCCGAATGA
- a CDS encoding Fpg/Nei family DNA glycosylase has protein sequence MPEGHSVHRITRQFARNFVGRRVSLSSPQGRFAAGAAQLDGHVMTDARAVGKQMFLEFDNGLWLRVHLGMYGAWDFAGDIIMDATIASSNGRMGQTNQRGTDLSAGSDTRSDTAGDTGGGSLPGPVLDSAGENSLHSIGAPRRTRVRMAEQEREIDQLETFPPEPVGQVRVRLLTDTVSADLRGPTACEVLDPAQVDAVMNRLGPDPQLDDTPEAEQRFVDTVRKKPTRIGLLLMDQSVVSGIGNVYRAELLFRARINPHAPGKSLSEESLRALWRDWAHLLAIGVATGQMMTMDDLGADAYVLAMKNRADRHWVYKREGLPCRVCGTHITLEEMGARKLYYCPSCQA, from the coding sequence GTGCCAGAGGGACATTCGGTCCACCGCATCACCCGTCAGTTCGCGCGTAATTTTGTGGGCCGTCGAGTCTCGCTGTCGAGCCCGCAGGGCCGGTTCGCCGCCGGGGCGGCACAGCTGGACGGCCATGTCATGACGGATGCCCGAGCGGTGGGCAAGCAGATGTTCCTGGAGTTCGACAACGGCCTGTGGCTACGCGTGCACCTGGGCATGTACGGCGCCTGGGACTTCGCGGGCGACATCATCATGGACGCCACCATCGCGTCGAGCAACGGACGGATGGGGCAGACCAACCAACGCGGCACCGACCTCAGCGCCGGCAGCGACACGCGCAGCGACACGGCGGGCGACACCGGGGGAGGCTCGCTGCCCGGCCCGGTGCTGGACTCCGCCGGCGAGAACTCGCTGCACAGCATCGGCGCGCCCCGGCGCACACGGGTGCGCATGGCCGAGCAGGAACGCGAGATCGACCAGCTCGAGACCTTCCCGCCCGAACCGGTCGGGCAGGTGCGGGTGCGCCTTCTCACCGACACCGTGTCGGCAGACCTGCGCGGCCCGACCGCCTGCGAGGTGCTCGACCCGGCCCAGGTGGATGCGGTGATGAACCGGCTCGGACCCGACCCCCAGCTGGACGACACACCCGAGGCCGAACAGCGCTTCGTCGACACCGTGCGCAAGAAGCCCACCCGGATCGGGCTCCTCCTGATGGACCAGTCCGTCGTCAGCGGCATCGGGAACGTCTACCGGGCCGAGCTGCTGTTCCGGGCCCGGATCAACCCGCACGCGCCGGGCAAGTCGCTCAGTGAGGAGAGCCTGCGCGCCCTGTGGCGGGACTGGGCGCACCTGCTCGCCATCGGCGTGGCCACCGGCCAGATGATGACCATGGACGACCTGGGCGCCGACGCGTATGTGCTCGCGATGAAGAACCGGGCCGACCGGCACTGGGTCTACAAGCGGGAGGGCCTGCCCTGCCGGGTGTGCGGCACCCACATCACCCTCGAGGAGATGGGCGCCCGCAAGCTCTACTACTGTCCGTCCTGCCAGGCCTGA
- a CDS encoding ribose-5-phosphate isomerase, with product MRIHIATDHAGLDFSKHLISHLGDAGHEVIDHGPTSYEPLDDYPAFCISAAAAVVADQADGVEALGVVFGGSGNGEQIAANKVRGARAALVWNQATATLAREHNNANVIAIGARQHPIDDVIAFIDTFVATPFPGEERHQRRINQLAEYELTGSIAGTVLDR from the coding sequence ATGCGCATCCACATCGCCACCGACCATGCCGGACTCGACTTCAGCAAGCACCTGATCAGCCACCTGGGCGACGCCGGCCACGAGGTCATCGACCACGGGCCGACGAGCTACGAACCGCTCGACGACTACCCGGCGTTCTGCATCAGCGCCGCCGCTGCCGTGGTCGCCGACCAGGCCGATGGCGTCGAGGCCCTCGGTGTGGTGTTCGGCGGGTCAGGCAACGGCGAGCAGATCGCGGCGAACAAGGTGCGCGGTGCGCGGGCCGCTCTGGTTTGGAACCAGGCGACGGCCACGCTGGCCCGGGAGCACAACAACGCCAACGTGATCGCGATCGGCGCCCGCCAGCACCCCATCGACGATGTCATCGCGTTCATCGACACCTTCGTGGCCACGCCATTCCCCGGCGAGGAGCGCCACCAGCGCCGCATCAACCAGTTGGCCGAGTACGAGCTCACCGGCAGCATCGCCGGCACCGTGCTCGACCGCTGA
- a CDS encoding DsbA family protein has translation MSDSVTFWFDPSCPWAWMTSRWVDEVSNLRGFEVTWQVMSLAVLNENNDVSEEYRAFFPRALKYTRLVQAAQELHGQETVKALYDALGTRIHHEANSDADSVIPAALAEVGLPADFARYAESDEFDVQMRASHFDGINRVGQDVGTPVIAVNDVAFFGPVISPAPMGDAALALWDGVVAVAAYDGFFEIKRSRTREPIFAPAVTVAAE, from the coding sequence ATGAGCGACTCTGTGACCTTCTGGTTCGACCCCTCCTGCCCGTGGGCCTGGATGACTTCTCGTTGGGTGGACGAGGTGAGCAATCTGCGCGGATTCGAGGTGACCTGGCAGGTGATGAGCCTTGCGGTGCTGAACGAAAACAACGATGTGTCCGAGGAGTACCGGGCCTTCTTCCCCCGGGCACTCAAATACACCCGACTCGTGCAGGCCGCACAGGAACTGCACGGCCAGGAAACCGTCAAGGCCCTGTACGACGCCCTGGGTACCCGCATCCACCACGAGGCCAACTCGGATGCCGATTCCGTGATCCCCGCGGCCCTCGCCGAGGTGGGCCTGCCGGCCGACTTCGCCCGGTACGCCGAGAGCGACGAGTTCGACGTGCAGATGCGCGCGAGCCACTTCGACGGCATCAACCGAGTGGGCCAGGATGTCGGTACCCCGGTGATCGCCGTGAACGACGTGGCCTTCTTCGGCCCGGTCATCTCTCCGGCACCCATGGGCGACGCCGCCCTCGCGCTCTGGGACGGCGTCGTGGCCGTGGCCGCGTACGACGGCTTCTTCGAGATCAAGCGCAGCCGCACCCGCGAACCGATCTTCGCCCCCGCGGTCACCGTCGCCGCAGAATAG
- a CDS encoding MFS transporter has protein sequence MSNAINGADRAAKKIKKPLLRRRLKVSDVNVVDRPMLKKALGGTIVGNTMEWYDVGVFGYLITTMGPVFLPEADPTVQTLFLLGTFAATFIARPLGGVFFGWLGDKVGRQKVLAMTLMIMAASTFVVGILPGYAQIGIWAAALLVLTKLVQGFSTGGEYAGATTFVSEHAPDKNRGFLASFLDMGSYLGFAMGAALVSILQVTLGQAAMEEWGWRLPFLIAGPLGLIAIYFRMKIEESPAFQASLDAQEVNSKDPNFVEDDSIPKGPLAIFKNYWRGILLAMILVAAANTVGYALTSYMPTYLTSTMGYDELHGTLLTIPILVIMACCIPLTGRLSDKIGRRPVLWIGSISAVVLSIPAFMLIGVGTIFTTLLGLALIAFPVTFYVANLASALPALFPTASRYGAMGIAYNFAVAIFGGTTPFIIAALIAGTGNDMMPAYYLMATSFIGAISIFWLKESANRPLPGSMPSVESEEEARELVAGQDDNPLLDTDEMPFDATYEPPTSSMDLSALKTADPDAEPAKV, from the coding sequence ATGTCTAACGCTATTAATGGCGCAGATCGCGCCGCGAAGAAGATCAAGAAGCCCCTGCTTCGGCGACGCCTGAAAGTGTCCGACGTCAACGTCGTCGATCGCCCCATGTTGAAGAAGGCTCTCGGCGGAACCATCGTCGGAAACACCATGGAATGGTACGACGTCGGTGTCTTCGGGTACCTCATCACCACCATGGGCCCGGTCTTCCTTCCCGAGGCCGACCCGACCGTGCAGACGCTGTTCCTCCTCGGCACCTTCGCCGCCACCTTCATCGCCCGCCCTCTCGGCGGAGTCTTCTTCGGCTGGCTCGGCGACAAGGTCGGCCGCCAGAAGGTGCTCGCCATGACCCTGATGATCATGGCCGCCTCCACCTTCGTGGTCGGCATCCTGCCCGGCTACGCGCAGATCGGCATCTGGGCCGCGGCCCTGCTGGTGCTGACCAAGCTCGTCCAAGGCTTCTCCACCGGTGGCGAGTACGCCGGTGCGACCACCTTCGTCAGCGAGCACGCCCCGGACAAGAACCGTGGCTTCCTGGCCAGCTTCCTCGACATGGGCAGCTACCTGGGCTTCGCCATGGGCGCCGCGCTCGTGTCGATCCTGCAGGTCACCCTAGGTCAGGCCGCCATGGAGGAATGGGGCTGGCGCCTCCCGTTCCTCATCGCCGGTCCGCTGGGTCTCATCGCGATCTACTTCCGCATGAAGATCGAGGAGTCCCCCGCGTTCCAGGCCAGCCTGGACGCCCAGGAGGTCAACTCCAAGGACCCCAACTTCGTCGAGGACGACAGCATCCCCAAGGGGCCGCTCGCGATCTTCAAGAACTACTGGCGCGGCATCCTGCTCGCGATGATCCTGGTCGCCGCCGCCAACACGGTCGGCTACGCCCTCACCTCGTACATGCCCACCTACCTCACCAGCACCATGGGGTACGACGAGCTGCACGGCACCCTGCTGACCATCCCGATCCTCGTGATCATGGCCTGCTGCATCCCCCTCACCGGCCGGCTCTCCGACAAGATCGGCCGCCGCCCGGTGCTCTGGATCGGTTCCATCAGCGCCGTCGTGCTCTCGATCCCCGCGTTCATGCTCATCGGCGTCGGCACGATCTTCACCACGCTCTTGGGCCTGGCCCTGATCGCGTTCCCGGTCACCTTCTATGTCGCCAACCTGGCCTCGGCGCTGCCGGCGCTCTTCCCCACCGCCAGCCGCTACGGCGCCATGGGCATCGCGTACAACTTCGCCGTCGCCATCTTCGGTGGCACGACGCCGTTCATCATCGCGGCGCTCATCGCGGGTACCGGCAACGACATGATGCCGGCCTACTACCTCATGGCCACCTCCTTCATCGGTGCGATCAGCATCTTCTGGCTCAAGGAATCGGCCAACCGCCCGCTGCCCGGCTCCATGCCGAGCGTGGAATCGGAAGAGGAGGCCCGCGAGCTCGTCGCCGGCCAGGACGACAACCCGCTGCTGGACACCGACGAAATGCCGTTCGATGCCACCTATGAGCCGCCGACCTCGTCGATGGACCTGAGCGCGCTCAAGACCGCGGATCCCGACGCGGAGCCGGCCAAGGTCTAA
- a CDS encoding SDR family NAD(P)-dependent oxidoreductase, which yields MTTEQHPQSAPADPAARAEAAASASETGPGQAAASAVPAIDPQDLEVALRVLASLATIDPDDPDFVTVRQATAKMFKSVKTVRRHEKRQLIADADREVIAATATGAPTRIDDETIGAQLRLGTDRPSAGELLVPRACYICKQKYTLVDAFYHQLCPSCALMSHSKRDARTDLTGKRALLTGGRAKIGMYIALRLLRDGAHTTITTRFPRDAVRRFSAMPDSKDWLHRLRVVGIDLRDPAQVIGLADSVAAAGPLDILINNAAQTVRRSPGSYSPLVEAESSPLPDGDLPEIVSFGHTNDAHPTALAASVASHPILAAAATGAALTADDLTALALAPGSSSLARLAAGTAIDAGGLVPDLHEENSWTANVEDVDPLEMLEVQLCNTTAPFLLVSRLRASMAASAARRTYIVNVSAMEGVFGRGYKGPGHPHTNMAKAALNMLTRTSAKEMLSDGILMTSVDTGWITDERPHPTKIRLAEEGFHAPLDLVDGAARVYDPIVRGEAGEDIHGVFLKDYKPGTW from the coding sequence ATGACCACCGAGCAACACCCGCAGAGCGCACCCGCTGATCCCGCCGCACGAGCCGAGGCCGCCGCATCCGCTTCTGAGACCGGACCAGGCCAGGCCGCCGCATCCGCCGTCCCGGCCATCGACCCGCAGGACCTCGAGGTGGCGCTGCGCGTGCTCGCGTCGCTGGCGACCATCGACCCGGACGACCCCGACTTCGTCACCGTCCGCCAGGCCACCGCCAAGATGTTCAAGTCGGTGAAGACCGTGCGCCGGCACGAGAAGCGGCAGCTGATCGCCGACGCCGACCGCGAGGTCATCGCGGCGACCGCCACGGGCGCCCCCACCCGGATCGACGACGAGACCATCGGCGCCCAGCTGCGCCTGGGCACCGACCGCCCCAGTGCCGGCGAGCTGCTCGTGCCTCGGGCCTGCTACATCTGTAAGCAGAAATACACCCTCGTCGACGCGTTCTACCACCAGCTCTGCCCGAGCTGCGCCCTGATGAGCCACAGCAAGCGCGACGCGCGCACCGACCTCACCGGCAAGCGGGCGCTCCTCACCGGCGGCCGCGCGAAGATCGGCATGTACATCGCATTGCGGTTGCTGCGCGACGGCGCGCACACCACCATCACGACCCGGTTCCCCCGCGACGCCGTGCGCCGGTTCAGCGCCATGCCGGACTCCAAGGACTGGCTGCACCGCCTGCGCGTGGTGGGGATCGACCTCCGCGACCCGGCCCAGGTGATCGGCCTGGCCGACTCCGTGGCCGCTGCCGGTCCCCTGGACATCCTGATCAACAACGCCGCGCAGACCGTGCGCCGCTCCCCCGGTTCCTACTCCCCGCTGGTGGAGGCCGAATCGTCGCCGCTGCCCGACGGCGACCTGCCCGAGATCGTCTCGTTCGGGCACACCAACGACGCCCACCCCACCGCGCTGGCGGCCTCCGTGGCGAGCCACCCGATCCTGGCCGCCGCCGCGACCGGAGCGGCACTCACCGCCGACGACCTCACGGCGCTGGCCCTCGCGCCCGGCTCCTCCTCGCTGGCCCGGCTCGCCGCCGGAACCGCGATCGACGCCGGTGGGCTGGTGCCCGACCTGCACGAGGAGAACAGCTGGACGGCCAACGTCGAAGACGTGGACCCGCTCGAGATGCTCGAGGTGCAGCTGTGCAACACGACGGCGCCGTTCCTGTTGGTGAGCCGTCTGCGCGCCTCGATGGCCGCATCCGCTGCCCGGCGTACCTACATTGTGAACGTGTCGGCCATGGAGGGGGTCTTCGGGCGAGGTTACAAGGGGCCCGGCCACCCGCACACCAATATGGCCAAGGCCGCGCTGAACATGCTCACCCGCACGAGCGCCAAGGAGATGCTCTCCGACGGCATCCTGATGACGAGCGTCGACACCGGGTGGATCACCGACGAGCGCCCGCATCCCACCAAGATCCGCCTGGCCGAGGAGGGCTTCCACGCGCCGCTCGACCTGGTCGACGGCGCCGCCCGCGTCTACGATCCCATCGTGCGCGGCGAGGCCGGCGAAGATATCCACGGTGTCTTCCTCAAGGACTACAAGCCCGGCACCTGGTAG
- a CDS encoding exonuclease domain-containing protein — protein MQTSIGPTMIAEIPSLCVFDLETTGVNTDEDRIVTCFIGRVMRDGTVNGSYSWLLNPGIPIPDSASAIHGITDEVAQRDGVDPATAIAEMLTVLRRSIAGGRPIVAYNASFDLSMLNAEARRYGLEPIVDFGPVIDPYVIDKAIDRYRKGKRTLVVTAEFYGVLLEGAHDAEADAVATGRVAWALLAKTDETDLHALHTRQVGWALEQAESFQSYLRKSKGDDLIVIDGAWPIRAGADRAPVPAL, from the coding sequence GTGCAGACATCAATCGGGCCCACCATGATCGCCGAGATCCCCTCGCTCTGTGTCTTCGACCTGGAGACGACCGGGGTCAACACCGACGAGGATCGCATCGTCACGTGCTTCATCGGCCGTGTCATGCGCGACGGCACCGTGAACGGGTCGTACAGCTGGCTGCTCAACCCCGGTATCCCCATCCCCGATTCAGCCTCAGCCATCCACGGCATCACCGACGAGGTCGCCCAGCGCGACGGGGTCGACCCGGCCACGGCCATCGCCGAGATGCTCACGGTACTCCGTCGCAGCATCGCGGGGGGCCGCCCGATCGTGGCGTACAACGCGAGTTTCGACCTGTCCATGCTCAACGCGGAGGCCCGCCGTTACGGCCTCGAACCGATCGTGGACTTCGGGCCGGTCATCGACCCCTACGTCATCGACAAGGCCATCGACCGTTACCGCAAGGGCAAGCGCACCCTCGTGGTGACTGCCGAGTTCTACGGGGTGCTGCTCGAGGGCGCGCACGACGCCGAGGCGGATGCCGTGGCCACCGGGCGCGTGGCCTGGGCCCTGTTGGCCAAGACCGACGAGACCGATCTGCACGCCCTGCACACCCGACAGGTCGGCTGGGCGCTCGAGCAGGCCGAGAGCTTCCAGTCATACCTGCGCAAGTCCAAGGGTGACGATCTCATCGTCATCGACGGTGCCTGGCCGATCCGCGCCGGCGCCGACCGGGCCCCGGTTCCCGCACTCTGA